Genomic segment of Drosophila biarmipes strain raj3 chromosome 2L, RU_DBia_V1.1, whole genome shotgun sequence:
ATTGATGGATAAGTCACTTCTTTGTTTCGGGTTTACTTTATAGCCAACCAGTGACCCGCTCTGCCTCCGGGTGCACCATCATAGAGGGCTGGAAGAGCAGGTTAAGCTTGTGCAGTACGCGTGGAGGCGCTGGCAcctgcggctgctgctcctggtccTTTTCCCCATCCTGGGCCACTTCTTTTGTCTTGAGGAGAGCGGCGTCAAAGGCGTAAATGCACAGCTCCGTGATGCCAACTCTATTGTGATTGTAGGCAGGCAGATTGGTCGTCTCCAGGTCCAGCACGGCAAAGGTGGAGATCTTCGGGTGATCCTCCTCCGACCGATCCACAACCACTTCGGTGGGAGCCATAGGAAAATGCTACTGATCAAACGTCAGTGTTTAGGCTCACATATATTCCGTTTTATTCAAAATGCATAGTGATTGCAATAAGAACTTTGGGGTATTTACCAACACTGTCCGCTGGGCCACCAGAACTAGAGATGGCAGGGCCACACTATCGTAAGTCCACTTGTTCCACTgacaataaaattgtattaattgtatattttaaaattattttacttgaaaTGATTCTCACAGTTTGTGGTAAAATTAGgcttaagaaaaaaagaaaaaacattttcttaatttttttttcatactGATAAATGATGTGcaaaaattttgttaaaactatgggtaaatattaaaaaacacttacacatacaaatttaaatacacttttaatGTATATATCATGGCATTAAATTGTTAAttagaaacaaattttaaaaatatacagcAACCtagtataaaaagaaaatcaaaacaatCTGTATTTAATAAGATGCTTTTTTTCGAAAAGTTCTAAAAACAAACAGCGTTGGCTATTTTTAAGCACCGAACTTTGATTTCACCTAAAGGGCAGTCGTGTCACGCGAAGCAGGCCAGGACTTTACTTGTCAATCTCTAGCGGCGAATGTAACTATTTGTAACCCTCACTTTTCCAGTGGATTTCGTTTCGGCCAGTGCACAGGCTAACCACTTTTCCGTGTGAGTATAAGTGAATCCGGCAATGGAGCCCAGCTACAGGGAAAAACGGGAGTGGCTAAACAACCGCGGCAGTGCCGGCAATGACACTAGCAACTACGGAGCCCATCGGGTCACCACCACCGGCTACTCCGGCCAGTTGGGCCAGCCGCCCCAAAAGGCTCGCAACCTGGGTGGCTGGGCCCCCTGGTCGGGGCCAAGCACATTCGCAAACTCCGTGCCTTACAACTCATCCTCTGTTTACCACAATCCTGCTGCCCCGCAGGCCAACTCTCTGTGGAGCCGCGAAAGACCCGAGTACAACCGGCATCAAGATCAAGACCAAGACCAGGCGAGACCAAGCACAAACATGAACAGCCGCACCTGGTCGGCCAGCCGTGGACCTGCTCCACCTCCACCCCCTTCCATCGGGGTGGACCAGTGGCAGGTTCTGGGACAGGGACAAGGACAGGGGCATGGTCCTAAACCAAACCCAGGTCCAAGTCAAAGAATGCAATCCATAATTAATCAAGCGCTAGAACGGGGTGTTTCGAAATTTGTTTGTGAGCAGCTCGCCACTCTTAGCGGCGCCAGATGCAAGTGGTTCTATCGCTACGTCGATTTGGGACTCGGCCCCAAGGAGGCCCTGTCCAAGACCTTGGAAAGAATGGCCAACACGGCTGGCTTCAAGGGTGGCGCCCTCAAGTGGTACGAAAAGTACATTGCCAGCGGCTGCACCGAGAAGGAGGCTCGAGAGAAGGTGCTCGAGTACCAGAGGAACAATGCGGCCAGCCGCAAGCTCCAGGGCTCGCAGCAGGCAGTTGTTCCGGATGATCGCGGGCGCAAGCGTCCGATCGATAACAAGGACTCCATTGGCGGCAGGGCCAAGGAGGAGCCCAAGAAACCGCGGAGGTCTGCGGAGTCGCCTCCGAGGAAAAACATTGTCATGGCCGTCATGCCGGATAAGTATCCGGCATGCGTACTGAGCAAGAAACAGCTGTCTCGGATCGAGGCCGCCCTCGTGGAGGAGATGAGAAAGGGTTGGAAGACCAGCATCAACTTTGGAGGCATTCAATTCCTCCCGGGTCTGATCCTAGTTACCTGCATTGACAGGAACACCAAAAAGTGGTTGGAGCACGTGGTGCCGAACATCGCAGTCGTACAGGGGATCACCCTGACCACCCGTCCGGAGACCGAAATTCCCGCCACCAAGGGGATAACTGTCTTGGTACCGCGCTCCGCCGACGAGCCCGATAATATCACAACAGAGCTCCTGATCGATCAGAATACGGACCTCCTGTCGAAAACTTGGCAGGTCGTCCGCTCTACCACGACCAAGGAGGGCAACAAGGTGGTGACCATCACCCTAAGTGACAAGTCCTTtgagctgctgcagctgaaGGGCCTGACAGTCAGCTATCGTTTTAGCCAGCTTTCGTGTCGCCCAATAAGCGGCAAGGAAGCTCTCAGGACAGTTCGCGTCAACTACGCGGAGCCCCGTCCGCCACCACCGCCAAAGAATGATGCTTCCCAGTCCAGCGAAATCGACCTGACTGAGGATGATAGTGAAGAATTTATTTCTCAGCTTAACCTTGTTGTGGTTGACGAGGTTAAGGGAGATGAGGACGATGAAAACGAAGAGGCTCCAGAAGGAGAAGCTGATGGGGAACACGATGACCAGGAGATTGCTGAAGGGCACGACGAAGAGGAGACTGCTGAGGGCGAGCACGACGAGGAGGACACTGCCGAGGGGGAATATGTCGAGCATGAAGCCGCTGAGGGGGAAAACGTGGAGGAGGAGGCTGCTGAAGGGGAGCCTGAGGAATCGTACGAAGTTGAGGGGAGCGTCGGAGACGATCACGAGCAGGAGGAAGAAGTTGAGAATGCTGGTGAGGAAGAGAATCAGCATGGTGACGGGGAAGAGGCTGAGGCTGAGGGAACCACCATAGAATAAGCAGCCCCTTGTAAGTATGCACCATGAATGGATAGACAAGGTGATCTCAAGGTGAGCGGAGCATTATATCTATACAAACTTGATTAACTTACTCTCTTCTATCCCTAGAAACACATTATGCAAagcaacattttaaaatgaaccATTAATTCATTTGCAACACGCCCTAGACATTAGTATTTACCACAAAGAAGCTCACAAGACATCGACAAATATGGTTCCAGCAAGCGAACACAAGTTTGACACAAATTTACGACCTTTTACGGCAGTATCTGGACATACTCCTCCTACCTCCTACATTTTGACATCCTTAATTTACATACAAAATGAATTTGTATTATGATTTATGATTAAAAACATTTGGTTTTGGACCGCAACATGGGTCAAAAACATCTGTACACTTCGCATTTTTGCTTTGCTCTCAAGTCAATGCGTAGAAAACTCTGGATTGGGGTCACAAATACAACTTTTATTGCTTACAATTGTTCTCTTGTTCAATTGGCAACAAACGAAATACAAACGTTTATTTACGTTAAATACGCAACAGCATTAACATAGATGCGAGTCTTACAAACAATGTGCTTATTAATACTTTGGGATTTCCAATCCCGACGTCTtgagaaattgaaaaatacatTCGAGAAAATGCGTGGCACGCATTGCTGATGGCACGATGGTAAACTAGACACTGCCGCTGGTCGCAGACCGTCCGTCCTCCGACTTGGTGTCGCCAACTCCAGTGCCCCGCTTTACGGAAAACTGCATGTAATCCTCGCGTGTAGCGGCCGCATACTCCTGGACTAGGCAGTCAACGATTTCACGAGACTCGTCCAGCTCCGAGAGGTCGTCCTTGAAGATGTCCTCGCGTCGGAACTGATCAAGGAAGGCGCCGCGCTTGCGCAGCTTGTCATACTGGTTGAGTGTCCGCTCGAACAGCGAGCAGATGCTGGTGTGGTTGGCCAGCATCAGGCCGGACACGCGATGGTTGCTCTGCACGTAGGGCGAGGAGCGGGAGAGGGCCACCTGAATGGAGGTTGGGCCCCACGGAATGAACTGGGCCATCTTGCGGTCGCGGATGCGCTGCAACGACTTGTGCACCTGCGAGGGATCCACCTCGCCCTGGATGATGTTCAGTATGGATATGTAACAGTGGTGGTTGGACTTGTCCGGCCCAGTGGACACCATCATGTTCTTGGGCTGCAGAAGGCGGCGCATGACATCCAGCACGGTGGTCTTGCGCACATTAATCGTTTGCTGGCTATTCACATCCGAATCGCTGGTCAGGGGCGTGTAGCCAGTCATGAGGAAGTGCAGCTGGGGCGTTGGGATCAGTGGAGCCATTAGCCCGATGAGATTGTTGTTCATGTACGAGGGATACCTCAGCGTGGTGGTGCTCACGCTCATTATAGTTGAGACCAGGTTGTTGATCTGCGAGAAACTCGGATTCTGAATGTGCAGGCGATCGCAGGCTATGCGATTGAGAGCCGTGTTGTCCAGGACAACAACACTGTCGGCAGCGGTGGTCAGACGCCTCAGGGTAAGCATGGAGTTGTATGGCTGGACCACAACATCGCTGATCTCGTCCTGGTTGGGGAAGACACTGTATGTCTGGATGAGCTTCTTGGGATAGCGGTCCGCCAGGCGCTCCATGATGAAGGAGCCCATTCCCGAGCCGGTGCCGCCGGCAATCGAGTGGCAGAGTATGAAACCCTCTAGGGAATCGCTGCCATCGGCCTCGCGGTCAATGATGTCAAATACCTCCTCCTGCAGCTTGTCACCCTGGCTGTAACCGGAGGCCCAGTTGTTGCCTGCGCCGCCGCCATGCTTGGATAGGTAAACATTCTCCGGATTGTAGAGCTACCGGAAGTTCAAGTGATGTCAGCAGTGGGAATTAAGAGACCTAAGGCCATGACCTACCTTGGAGTAGGCCGAGCCCATTATGGTATTGATCACTCTCGGCTCCAGGTCCAGGAGCACTGCGCGCGGTATGTAATGGTCGTCGTCCGCCTGGTAGAAGAACACATCCTTGCGGTCCATGCCATCGTTGGCGAAGTCCTCCAGCACGCCGCTGGGCGAGATGCCATGCTCCAGGCACAATCTCTTCCAGAACTCAAAGCCAACTGCATTAAAGGAAACTTAGCAAAGCGAACGAGGCTCGTCCTTGTGTTGAAAACCTACTCTGATTGCCGCACTGCCCGAGCTGCAGGGTAATTATTTCACTTGGCATTGTCGCTCGTTGTTGTTCGCCGGTAACGTCAGATAACGATTAGGGTTTAATGTCTATTTGCTtggaataaaacaaaaacaaaccaaaaaaccATCGGATTGTGgccgaaaaatttaaaaattgccACAGCGGGgatgtattttttgcaattGCTGCTGGTCAGTGTTGGAAAACGCCGCAATGATCCATGGCTAGCCACAATGGAAGGTGCCGCATAACGTCAGCTGTTAAAAATTTGACTTGTgtcaaaactaaaaattaaataattaagaatataagtttttcttttttgatactcaaatatttttctagtcATTCTGTAATAATCAAATATTCCTACATTTTGTGATACGTACTTCtttattaaaacttaaaagccctgaactaaaataaacagtttaCCTTTGTTTttcgaaaatcaaatttaatttaattatttttttttctatttttaataattaattttctttttttaaatgtaagcTTTTTATTAAGATCTTCTTGTGCGACaatgcaaattattattattatttctattgTTTGTGATAATCAAAACACTTATAAACACTTATATAGATTTAAATTCAAGTCACCTGAAAGacgcaaatatatttttaataggtGCTTCTGGAGCCAATATTACTTCTGACGTCACAGTTTCCCAAAACTGTGTTCTTCTAGGGATGGAACCAAAATAGTGTTGGAAAACGGGCAGGCGACCGGCTTGCAGAAATCGCGTTGCCCGCgcagttttctttttgttgatATCGGGTGCAGACCAAGCGGCATAGCAAATACGCTAAAACAGCAAGGACCGGAAGAtctgtgaaaaataaaattaatagtAAACAGTTTAATTTTTCGAACCCAAAGAAGAACTGCATTATGCCCCGTGCCAAGGCCGTGAAAAAACTAGCAGAGGCGCTGCCATCTGAACCCACTGACCCCACTCCAAATGGCAATGGAAACGTCGACGAAGATGCTGCCCCTGCCGCCGGGGAAGCCAAGGTTCCGGCTAGGGGGAAGCCTCGAGCGAAAAAAGCCGCCAAAGCGAATGTAGCTGTGGAAAACGACGAGGAAATCCAAGCGGAAAAGCCTGCCGCAGCAGCGGCACGTggcaagaagaagcagcagccgAAGGATACAGAAGAAAACGGCGAGGGTGAGGCGGTGGCCAAGCCAAAGGGACGCGCCAAGAAGGCGGCTGCAGTGGCAGAACCCAAGGCCGATCCACCAGTTGCTGGCCGGGCCCCCAAGTCCAGGACCAAAAAGGACCCTACGCCTGTCCCCGAGGAAGAGGCTCCCACCACCAAGGGACGATCCAAGACTGAGAAACCAGCGGCTGCCCAGGAGCCCAAGGCAAAGGGGCGAAAGAGGAAGGAGACGCCGGCTGAGGCCAACGGAGAGGCCGAGGAAGTGGCGGAGCCACCAAAACGGCAGGCCAAGAAGGAACCCACACCGGCTCCAGAAACAGAACCAGAATCAATGGCCCCGTCCAAGGAGAAAGCCCCCAAAGCTGAAGCTGCTGCCAAGCGGGCACGCGGAACCAAGCGCCTGGCGGACTCGGAGATTGCAGCTGCCCTCGACGAGGCAGAAGCGGATGATGAGCCACCAAAGGCGCCCACCAAACGAACCAAGAAGGGAAAGACTGCTAAGCCGGAACCAGAGGCTGTAGGGGATTCAGAAATAGTAAAGGATGTAGTAGAGTCCGCTCCAAAAGCTACAGCTGCAGCCAAAAAACGAACCAAAAAGATAAAGGATGACGGAGTGGAGGAAATAGAGCCGCAGGCCGAGGCAAAGACCACCAAGCAGCGCGGCAAGAAGGAGGCCAAGGAGGAGCAGCCGGCGCCCGTGAAAAAGCGCGGACAGAAGGCGTCCGGCGAGAAGGAAAACGGTGTGGCAGCCGAAACCGAGCCTCCTGCTGATAGCAAACCAGGTGGGCTACTACTTTAGATCACATATATCCTAAAACTACTTCTAACCTATCTTTATCCCCAGCTCGTGGTCGAAAAAAGGCAGCAGCTAAGGCAGAGGCTACAGACGACATTGAAGAAAAAGCAGCGGAAAGCAAACCAGGTGGGTAAAATCCGAGAGATAAGATAATTCCAACGTGAGACTCAACTATCATCTATCCCCAGTTCGAGGCCGAAAAAAGGCGGCTGCCAAAACTGATGATCCCGAAGATGATGCGGAGGTCAGCTCGAAAAGTATGTTGGTGGAGCAATCCGGTTGCGGTGGAGCTGCCGTTTTAAAAAGCTTGCAAAACATGCTCAACTTCTGTTTTCCAGCAACCAAGAAAACCAAGAAGGCCGAGGGCACTTCCAGTGCGCCATTGGATAAAGACGCCTTCGCCTTGCCAGCCGATAAGGTATACAACTTGAAAATCTCCAGCTGGAATGTGGCCGGTCTGAGGGCCTGGTTGAAGAAGGATGGTCTCCAGTTGATTGACCTCGAGGAACCGGACATATTCTGCCTGCAGGTAAGCTACTATCTTATTCTTACTTAAGCAAACGCTCATCACTACTTCATTTAAAGGAAACCAAGTGCGCCAACGAGCAGCTGCCGGAGGAAGTGACCCGTCTGCCGGGCTACCATCCCTACTGGCTGTGCATGCCGGGTGGCTATGCTGGCGTTGCCATTTACAGCAAGATCATGCCCATAAACGTGGAGTACGGCATTGGCAACGAGGAGTTCGATGACGTGGGACGCATGATAACGGCGGAGTATGAAAAGTTCTACTTGATCAATGTTTATGTGCCGAATTCGGGGCGAAAGTTGGTCAACCTAGAGCCACGCATGCGCTGGGAGAAGCTCTTCCAGGAGTACGTGAAGAAACTGGACGCACTGAAGCCGGTGGTCATCTGCGGCGACATGAACGTTTCGCACATGCCCATTGATTTGGAGAATCCCAAGACGAACACCAAGAACGCCGGCTTCACCCAGGAAGAGCGTGACAAAATGACCGAGCTGCTGGCCCTCGGTTTTGTGGACTCCTTCAGGCATCTGTACCCCGACCGGAAGGGCGCCTACACCTTCTGGACCTACATGGGCAATGCGCGAGCCCGCAATGTGGGCTGGCGTCTCGACTATTGCCTGGTCTCGGAGCGATTTGTCCCAAAGGTGGTGGAGCACGAAATTCGCTCAAAATGCCTGGGAAGCGACCATTGCCCCATCACCATATTCTTCAATATCTAGATGTACTCCTCGTTTGTATGTGCTCTTTCATTCGTCATAATTATTCtgttttcatttattattgggttattattatatttacttatCCCTGCTGTACAGTGTGTACGGCCCgaattaatttgttaaattcgTCATTACACTTTTCAGTTGTAGATCGACCATAAGAattggaattttttaaataaagtaagCTACTCTGATTCGGACTTTGTGGTAGTGAAAGAGTTTCAATTCAAAATCGATAAGTTCAGCCGCCCTGCC
This window contains:
- the LOC108027762 gene encoding uncharacterized protein LOC108027762 isoform X1 translates to MEPSYREKREWLNNRGSAGNDTSNYGAHRVTTTGYSGQLGQPPQKARNLGGWAPWSGPSTFANSVPYNSSSVYHNPAAPQANSLWSRERPEYNRHQDQDQDQARPSTNMNSRTWSASRGPAPPPPPSIGVDQWQVLGQGQGQGHGPKPNPGPSQRMQSIINQALERGVSKFVCEQLATLSGARCKWFYRYVDLGLGPKEALSKTLERMANTAGFKGGALKWYEKYIASGCTEKEAREKVLEYQRNNAASRKLQGSQQAVVPDDRGRKRPIDNKDSIGGRAKEEPKKPRRSAESPPRKNIVMAVMPDKYPACVLSKKQLSRIEAALVEEMRKGWKTSINFGGIQFLPGLILVTCIDRNTKKWLEHVVPNIAVVQGITLTTRPETEIPATKGITVLVPRSADEPDNITTELLIDQNTDLLSKTWQVVRSTTTKEGNKVVTITLSDKSFELLQLKGLTVSYRFSQLSCRPISGKEALRTVRVNYAEPRPPPPPKNDASQSSEIDLTEDDSEEFISQLNLVVVDEVKGDEDDENEEAPEGEADGEHDDQEIAEGHDEEETAEGEHDEEDTAEGEYVEHEAAEGENVEEEAAEGEPEESYEVEGSVGDDHEQEEEVENAGEEENQHGDGEEAEAEGTTIE
- the LOC108027925 gene encoding tubulin gamma-1 chain, whose amino-acid sequence is MPSEIITLQLGQCGNQIGFEFWKRLCLEHGISPSGVLEDFANDGMDRKDVFFYQADDDHYIPRAVLLDLEPRVINTIMGSAYSKLYNPENVYLSKHGGGAGNNWASGYSQGDKLQEEVFDIIDREADGSDSLEGFILCHSIAGGTGSGMGSFIMERLADRYPKKLIQTYSVFPNQDEISDVVVQPYNSMLTLRRLTTAADSVVVLDNTALNRIACDRLHIQNPSFSQINNLVSTIMSVSTTTLRYPSYMNNNLIGLMAPLIPTPQLHFLMTGYTPLTSDSDVNSQQTINVRKTTVLDVMRRLLQPKNMMVSTGPDKSNHHCYISILNIIQGEVDPSQVHKSLQRIRDRKMAQFIPWGPTSIQVALSRSSPYVQSNHRVSGLMLANHTSICSLFERTLNQYDKLRKRGAFLDQFRREDIFKDDLSELDESREIVDCLVQEYAAATREDYMQFSVKRGTGVGDTKSEDGRSATSGSV
- the LOC108027762 gene encoding uncharacterized protein LOC108027762 isoform X2, yielding MNSRTWSASRGPAPPPPPSIGVDQWQVLGQGQGQGHGPKPNPGPSQRMQSIINQALERGVSKFVCEQLATLSGARCKWFYRYVDLGLGPKEALSKTLERMANTAGFKGGALKWYEKYIASGCTEKEAREKVLEYQRNNAASRKLQGSQQAVVPDDRGRKRPIDNKDSIGGRAKEEPKKPRRSAESPPRKNIVMAVMPDKYPACVLSKKQLSRIEAALVEEMRKGWKTSINFGGIQFLPGLILVTCIDRNTKKWLEHVVPNIAVVQGITLTTRPETEIPATKGITVLVPRSADEPDNITTELLIDQNTDLLSKTWQVVRSTTTKEGNKVVTITLSDKSFELLQLKGLTVSYRFSQLSCRPISGKEALRTVRVNYAEPRPPPPPKNDASQSSEIDLTEDDSEEFISQLNLVVVDEVKGDEDDENEEAPEGEADGEHDDQEIAEGHDEEETAEGEHDEEDTAEGEYVEHEAAEGENVEEEAAEGEPEESYEVEGSVGDDHEQEEEVENAGEEENQHGDGEEAEAEGTTIE
- the LOC108027779 gene encoding recombination repair protein 1 isoform X1 — protein: MPRAKAVKKLAEALPSEPTDPTPNGNGNVDEDAAPAAGEAKVPARGKPRAKKAAKANVAVENDEEIQAEKPAAAAARGKKKQQPKDTEENGEGEAVAKPKGRAKKAAAVAEPKADPPVAGRAPKSRTKKDPTPVPEEEAPTTKGRSKTEKPAAAQEPKAKGRKRKETPAEANGEAEEVAEPPKRQAKKEPTPAPETEPESMAPSKEKAPKAEAAAKRARGTKRLADSEIAAALDEAEADDEPPKAPTKRTKKGKTAKPEPEAVGDSEIVKDVVESAPKATAAAKKRTKKIKDDGVEEIEPQAEAKTTKQRGKKEAKEEQPAPVKKRGQKASGEKENGVAAETEPPADSKPARGRKKAAAKAEATDDIEEKAAESKPVRGRKKAAAKTDDPEDDAEVSSKSMLVEQSGCGGAAVLKSLQNMLNFCFPATKKTKKAEGTSSAPLDKDAFALPADKVYNLKISSWNVAGLRAWLKKDGLQLIDLEEPDIFCLQETKCANEQLPEEVTRLPGYHPYWLCMPGGYAGVAIYSKIMPINVEYGIGNEEFDDVGRMITAEYEKFYLINVYVPNSGRKLVNLEPRMRWEKLFQEYVKKLDALKPVVICGDMNVSHMPIDLENPKTNTKNAGFTQEERDKMTELLALGFVDSFRHLYPDRKGAYTFWTYMGNARARNVGWRLDYCLVSERFVPKVVEHEIRSKCLGSDHCPITIFFNI
- the LOC108027779 gene encoding recombination repair protein 1 isoform X2, encoding MPRAKAVKKLAEALPSEPTDPTPNGNGNVDEDAAPAAGEAKVPARGKPRAKKAAKANVAVENDEEIQAEKPAAAAARGKKKQQPKDTEENGEGEAVAKPKGRAKKAAAVAEPKADPPVAGRAPKSRTKKDPTPVPEEEAPTTKGRSKTEKPAAAQEPKAKGRKRKETPAEANGEAEEVAEPPKRQAKKEPTPAPETEPESMAPSKEKAPKAEAAAKRARGTKRLADSEIAAALDEAEADDEPPKAPTKRTKKGKTAKPEPEAVGDSEIVKDVVESAPKATAAAKKRTKKIKDDGVEEIEPQAEAKTTKQRGKKEAKEEQPAPVKKRGQKASGEKENGVAAETEPPADSKPARGRKKAAAKAEATDDIEEKAAESKPVRGRKKAAAKTDDPEDDAEVSSKTTKKTKKAEGTSSAPLDKDAFALPADKVYNLKISSWNVAGLRAWLKKDGLQLIDLEEPDIFCLQETKCANEQLPEEVTRLPGYHPYWLCMPGGYAGVAIYSKIMPINVEYGIGNEEFDDVGRMITAEYEKFYLINVYVPNSGRKLVNLEPRMRWEKLFQEYVKKLDALKPVVICGDMNVSHMPIDLENPKTNTKNAGFTQEERDKMTELLALGFVDSFRHLYPDRKGAYTFWTYMGNARARNVGWRLDYCLVSERFVPKVVEHEIRSKCLGSDHCPITIFFNI